In one Winogradskyella sp. MH6 genomic region, the following are encoded:
- a CDS encoding pseudouridine synthase, giving the protein MTTNNSYYKIYKPYGYLSQFINNQNKRRNKKLLSELFDLPENVMAVGRLDEKSEGLLLLTTDGKFSNYITSSKIEKEYHIMVDGTITEEQIEALKTGVEISVNGKLYLTKPCLAELLKDTSHIVERFVRDEKHGPTSWLKIVLTEGKFRQVRKMTAKLGFPTLRLVRVRIGDYRLEMMKPGDVKAISY; this is encoded by the coding sequence ATGACTACAAATAATAGCTATTACAAAATTTATAAACCTTATGGTTATTTAAGTCAGTTTATCAATAATCAAAATAAACGAAGGAATAAAAAGTTGTTGTCTGAGTTGTTTGATCTTCCTGAAAATGTAATGGCTGTTGGTCGATTAGACGAAAAATCTGAAGGTTTATTGCTACTAACAACCGATGGAAAATTTAGCAATTACATTACAAGTTCTAAAATTGAAAAGGAATATCACATAATGGTTGATGGTACAATTACTGAAGAGCAAATTGAAGCTTTAAAAACAGGTGTAGAAATTTCTGTTAACGGAAAGCTTTATCTAACCAAACCTTGCCTAGCTGAACTTTTGAAAGACACGTCTCACATTGTTGAGCGTTTTGTAAGAGACGAAAAGCATGGGCCAACATCTTGGCTAAAAATAGTTTTAACCGAAGGTAAATTTAGACAAGTTCGTAAAATGACAGCTAAATTGGGTTTTCCAACCTTGCGCTTGGTAAGAGTTAGAATTGGAGATTATAGACTAGAAATGATGAAACCAGGAGATGTTAAAGCGATTAGTTATTAG
- a CDS encoding elongation factor G: MKVFDNKHIKNVVFVGAHRSGKTTLSETMLFEAGLINRRGTVEQQNTVSDYHEFEHRRGASVFATPLHTEWRNYKINIIDTPGLDDFIGEIMSSIRVADTIVTVINAKHGADIGTEIIWNYVDKYHKPTLFVINKIDSEKANFEMSYNSLKELVGNNAVLVQYPIKIDGAQCIIDVLKMKCYKFGPEGGKPEKLPIPEDQLDYANQLHNELVEKAAENDEELMELYFDKGTLNEDELRKGIKLGMLNHDFFPVFCVSALNDMGTGRLMGFIDNVAPAAADLKPEQTLEGDLVKPDVNADTSLFVFKTIYQPNLGQITFFKVKSGEVNVNDKLFNTRTGESETLNQLYIMDGKEKHTVQKLTTGDIGATTKLKYTETNDTLASKAEAGTIKPIKFPQPRLVKAVFAENSSDEEKLSEALKRIHSQDLTVDLSYNNETHQTLVGTQGELHLATITWILENIYDVKARFEAPKISYRETIQRSATANYRHKKQSGGSGQFGQVHLKIEPYYEGMPEPEGFSIRGREEVDLPWDGKLVFYNCIVGGVIDQRYLPSIMKGILEVMESGPLTKSFIRDVRVMVYDGKMHAVDSNDISFKIAGSHAFREAFLNANPKLLEPIDQMTLRVPEQMVGNVMTELQSRRAIIQGIDTEVNYQILKCTIPSAELTDFSTQLRSLTQGRATYSTKFEGYVSVPTHIQKELVKEQELITT; the protein is encoded by the coding sequence ATGAAAGTATTCGATAACAAACACATTAAAAATGTGGTATTTGTAGGGGCTCATCGCTCTGGCAAAACCACGCTATCTGAGACCATGCTTTTTGAGGCTGGTTTAATAAATAGAAGAGGTACAGTAGAGCAACAAAATACAGTTTCGGATTACCATGAATTTGAGCACCGCAGAGGTGCTTCTGTTTTTGCAACCCCTTTGCATACTGAGTGGCGCAATTACAAAATAAATATTATTGACACCCCAGGATTAGACGATTTTATTGGTGAAATAATGTCATCCATTAGAGTTGCAGATACTATTGTTACAGTAATAAATGCAAAACATGGAGCCGATATTGGCACAGAAATTATATGGAACTATGTAGATAAATACCATAAGCCTACATTATTTGTTATCAATAAAATTGATAGCGAAAAGGCGAATTTTGAAATGAGCTATAATAGTTTGAAAGAACTCGTTGGTAACAATGCTGTTTTAGTTCAGTATCCTATTAAAATTGATGGAGCGCAATGCATCATAGATGTTTTAAAAATGAAATGCTACAAGTTTGGTCCAGAAGGTGGTAAGCCAGAAAAATTACCAATTCCTGAAGATCAATTAGATTATGCCAATCAGCTTCACAATGAGCTGGTAGAAAAAGCAGCTGAGAACGATGAAGAATTAATGGAACTCTATTTTGATAAAGGAACACTAAATGAAGATGAACTTCGTAAAGGCATTAAGTTAGGTATGCTTAATCACGACTTTTTCCCTGTGTTCTGTGTGTCTGCCTTAAATGATATGGGAACAGGCAGACTTATGGGCTTTATAGATAATGTAGCACCTGCTGCTGCAGATTTAAAACCAGAACAGACTTTAGAAGGTGATTTAGTAAAACCAGACGTTAATGCAGATACATCCTTGTTTGTTTTTAAAACCATTTATCAACCAAATTTAGGGCAGATTACGTTTTTTAAAGTGAAATCTGGAGAGGTTAATGTCAACGACAAGTTGTTTAATACAAGAACAGGTGAAAGTGAAACCTTGAACCAATTGTACATTATGGACGGTAAAGAAAAACATACTGTACAAAAACTGACTACAGGTGATATTGGTGCAACTACAAAACTAAAATACACCGAAACCAACGACACTTTGGCTTCTAAAGCCGAAGCAGGAACTATTAAGCCAATTAAATTCCCACAACCACGATTAGTAAAAGCTGTTTTTGCTGAAAATAGTAGTGATGAAGAGAAGTTAAGTGAAGCTTTAAAGCGTATTCATAGCCAGGATTTAACTGTAGATTTAAGTTATAATAACGAAACACATCAGACTTTAGTTGGTACACAAGGCGAATTGCATTTGGCTACAATAACTTGGATTTTAGAAAACATCTATGATGTTAAAGCAAGATTTGAAGCACCAAAGATTTCATATCGAGAAACCATTCAGAGAAGTGCTACTGCAAATTACAGACACAAAAAGCAAAGTGGTGGTTCTGGACAATTTGGTCAAGTTCACTTAAAAATTGAACCATATTACGAAGGAATGCCTGAACCTGAAGGTTTTTCAATTAGAGGTAGAGAAGAAGTAGATTTACCTTGGGATGGCAAATTGGTATTTTACAACTGTATTGTTGGTGGAGTTATAGACCAACGCTATTTACCATCAATAATGAAAGGTATCTTAGAAGTTATGGAATCTGGTCCTCTAACCAAATCTTTTATTAGAGATGTAAGAGTTATGGTATATGATGGCAAAATGCATGCTGTAGATTCTAATGACATCTCATTTAAAATAGCAGGATCTCATGCATTTAGAGAAGCCTTTTTAAATGCCAATCCTAAGCTTTTAGAACCAATAGATCAAATGACATTGCGTGTGCCAGAACAAATGGTCGGTAATGTTATGACCGAACTACAAAGTAGAAGAGCTATTATTCAAGGTATAGATACGGAAGTTAACTATCAGATTCTTAAATGTACAATTCCTTCAGCAGAGTTAACAGATTTTTCTACTCAGCTGCGTTCACTAACACAAGGTAGAGCAACCTATTCAACAAAGTTTGAAGGTTATGTATCCGTACCAACTCACATACAAAAAGAATTAGTAAAAGAGCAAGAATTAATAACCACATAA
- a CDS encoding DEAD/DEAH box helicase, which produces MSTGTVKDTTSEKRLYDYQIKDLYRIFDVMAEEADNFNLLYQLPTGGGKTVIFSEIVRRYIEKHNKKVVILTHRIELCKQTSNVLSGFNVKNKVINSKVKTLPDQDEYQCFVAMVETLNNRLSDNDFQLKNVGLVIIDEAHYNSFRKLFKFFEHCFILGVTATPLSSNIKLPMKDNYNRLIVGEDISTLINNGFLASAEVYHYDVGLTSLKIGINGDYTVKSSEALYTNSLMQTKLLSAYEELAKGKKTLIFNNGIYTSKEVYYTFKKAGYNVRHLDNTANKQERKDVLKWFKHTPDAVLTSVSILTTGFDEPSVESIILNRATRSLTLYFQMIGRGSRIYKDRKTFQVIDLGNNISRFGPWSQPVDWQHIFKYPDLYLENIIDDEALERDFVYVMPDTLKEKFKNSNNLEFDVKSEYKDVIGSGKKSFTVIERSIEQHSQICIENSDDVYDARDLVKLLQDEIAYRIKQYCYCIMNSTDNYKDWLFEEYNRKLRISFNGKF; this is translated from the coding sequence ATGTCCACAGGCACCGTTAAGGATACCACATCAGAAAAACGATTATACGATTATCAAATCAAGGATTTGTATCGCATTTTTGATGTTATGGCGGAAGAAGCAGATAACTTCAATCTGCTTTATCAATTACCTACGGGTGGTGGTAAAACGGTTATCTTTTCTGAAATCGTTAGACGTTACATAGAAAAGCACAACAAAAAAGTAGTGATACTAACACACAGAATAGAGTTGTGCAAGCAAACCTCTAATGTGCTTTCTGGTTTTAACGTTAAGAACAAGGTTATAAACAGTAAAGTAAAAACGCTGCCAGACCAAGACGAATACCAATGTTTTGTTGCTATGGTAGAGACGTTGAATAATCGTTTGTCTGACAATGATTTTCAATTAAAGAATGTTGGTCTTGTTATCATTGACGAAGCACATTATAATTCCTTTAGAAAGCTTTTTAAATTCTTTGAGCATTGTTTTATTCTTGGTGTTACAGCAACACCATTGAGTAGTAATATAAAGTTACCAATGAAGGATAACTACAATAGACTCATTGTTGGAGAAGATATTTCTACTTTAATAAATAATGGGTTTTTAGCTAGCGCAGAAGTATACCATTATGATGTTGGTTTAACTTCATTAAAAATTGGTATTAATGGTGATTATACTGTAAAATCTTCTGAAGCTTTATATACCAATTCTTTAATGCAAACTAAACTGCTTTCTGCTTATGAAGAATTAGCTAAAGGCAAAAAGACCTTAATTTTTAATAATGGTATATACACCTCAAAAGAAGTATACTATACCTTTAAGAAAGCTGGATACAATGTTAGACACCTGGATAACACAGCTAACAAACAAGAGCGTAAAGATGTTTTAAAGTGGTTTAAACATACACCAGATGCTGTTTTAACCTCTGTAAGTATCTTGACTACTGGTTTTGATGAGCCTTCTGTAGAATCTATTATTTTAAATAGAGCTACACGTTCATTAACCTTATATTTTCAGATGATTGGTCGTGGAAGTCGTATTTATAAGGATAGAAAAACGTTTCAAGTTATAGATTTAGGTAATAATATATCTCGTTTTGGTCCTTGGAGTCAGCCAGTAGATTGGCAACATATCTTTAAATATCCAGATTTATATCTTGAAAACATCATAGATGACGAAGCTTTAGAACGCGATTTTGTCTATGTAATGCCAGACACATTAAAAGAGAAATTTAAAAACTCAAATAATCTTGAATTTGACGTAAAGTCTGAATATAAGGATGTTATTGGATCTGGTAAAAAATCGTTTACGGTTATAGAACGTTCTATAGAACAACACTCGCAAATCTGTATTGAGAATAGCGATGATGTGTACGATGCAAGGGATTTGGTAAAGTTATTGCAAGATGAAATTGCGTACCGCATAAAACAATATTGCTATTGTATTATGAACAGTACAGATAACTATAAAGATTGGTTATTTGAAGAGTACAACCGTAAGCTGCGTATTAGCTTTAATGGTAAGTTTTAA
- a CDS encoding T9SS type A sorting domain-containing protein → MKTKLLLITFVMTSIFSFAQVIPEDVKPPSWSMANLPAVKAFKVPTFDLKALQDEDIINDKDKSKPWRFGHDIYVDHDFNEVGKWTTLSNGDRIWRMAYYSENATSLNFMFDVFKLPVGAKLYVYNNEKDDLLRPFTHNNNNPEEVLGTWLVTGDKAWIEYYEPANAVGEAKLTIGSVIHGYRTTETYQKALNDSGDCNQDVDCDITPSGADPYAIDNVKENVKRAAAMITVGGGTGICSGTLINNTSNDGTPYFITANHCSGGEGGWAFRFNWRSPNPSCSTATPSTNGSYNQTVSGSIVRASSSQSDMELVEITDASFFNNNPDVVWAGWNRSTSQEPVLNFGIHHPSGDIQKVCRDDDGATRQAIAFNGNANTQMWYITEWELGVTEPGSSGSGLFNQEGQLIGMLSGGGAACTGTGNNGQPDFYGRFGVAWGYGSSASTRLSDWLDPTNTGAVTLEQYPVYDNDATVVLASGGNNSCYTDFMPEVALVNRGSLTLTSAIITYSLDGEADTVINWSGSLTNDNQVVVATPSYTDLATGAHTFNVSVASPNGVADENMANDTYTLNFDIAPSYTTTQVVFNVTTDNYGDETTWQLVDSSSNVVASGPAVDYADNTTYQEIISIPSLDECYSFSIFDSYGDGICCSWGNGSYNLEDENGNVIISGGNFSNSESVVFTAKDALSINDYSLEHLVDFYPNPVNNNLNIVFNNLSEDVNFEMYNALGQQMSKGSFNANTTSHVLNMSQYQSGIYFIKLTSGSRSLTQKIVKD, encoded by the coding sequence ATGAAAACAAAATTACTTCTTATTACATTTGTTATGACTTCAATATTTTCTTTTGCGCAAGTCATACCAGAAGATGTTAAACCACCAAGTTGGTCAATGGCAAACCTGCCTGCTGTAAAAGCTTTTAAAGTTCCTACTTTTGACTTAAAAGCGCTTCAAGATGAGGATATCATCAATGATAAAGACAAATCAAAACCATGGAGATTTGGTCATGATATATATGTAGATCATGATTTTAATGAGGTAGGTAAATGGACAACTTTAAGCAATGGAGATAGAATTTGGAGAATGGCATATTATTCTGAGAATGCCACATCTTTAAACTTTATGTTTGATGTATTTAAATTACCTGTAGGTGCTAAACTTTATGTTTACAATAATGAGAAAGATGATCTTTTAAGACCTTTTACTCACAATAATAACAACCCTGAAGAAGTACTTGGTACTTGGCTAGTTACTGGTGATAAAGCATGGATTGAATACTATGAACCAGCTAATGCAGTTGGTGAAGCAAAATTAACAATAGGCTCTGTAATTCATGGATACAGAACCACTGAAACTTATCAAAAAGCTCTTAACGACTCTGGTGACTGTAACCAAGACGTTGATTGCGATATTACTCCATCTGGTGCTGACCCATATGCAATAGATAATGTAAAAGAAAACGTTAAGCGAGCAGCAGCTATGATTACTGTTGGAGGTGGAACAGGCATATGTTCTGGTACACTTATTAATAACACAAGTAATGATGGTACACCATATTTTATAACCGCAAATCACTGTAGTGGTGGAGAAGGAGGCTGGGCTTTTAGGTTCAATTGGAGAAGTCCTAACCCATCTTGCTCTACAGCTACACCGAGCACTAATGGTTCATATAATCAAACAGTGAGTGGATCTATAGTAAGAGCAAGTAGTTCTCAGTCTGATATGGAATTAGTTGAAATTACCGATGCTAGTTTCTTCAACAATAACCCAGACGTTGTATGGGCTGGATGGAATAGATCAACATCTCAAGAGCCTGTTCTTAACTTTGGCATTCATCATCCTAGTGGAGATATACAAAAAGTTTGTAGAGATGACGATGGAGCAACCAGACAAGCTATAGCTTTTAATGGTAATGCAAACACTCAAATGTGGTATATAACGGAGTGGGAATTAGGTGTAACTGAGCCTGGTTCTTCTGGTTCTGGATTATTTAATCAAGAAGGGCAGCTAATCGGTATGCTATCAGGTGGTGGTGCCGCTTGTACAGGTACAGGCAATAATGGTCAACCTGATTTCTATGGAAGATTTGGCGTTGCTTGGGGCTATGGTAGTTCAGCATCTACTAGACTTAGTGATTGGCTAGATCCAACTAATACAGGAGCAGTTACTTTAGAACAATATCCTGTTTATGATAATGATGCTACTGTGGTTTTAGCTTCTGGTGGTAATAACTCATGTTACACAGATTTTATGCCAGAGGTGGCTTTAGTAAATAGAGGAAGTTTAACTCTGACTTCTGCAATAATTACATATTCTTTAGATGGGGAAGCTGATACTGTTATTAACTGGTCTGGCTCTCTTACTAATGATAATCAAGTTGTTGTTGCCACACCTTCTTACACTGATTTAGCTACTGGAGCTCATACATTTAATGTTTCTGTGGCTAGTCCAAATGGAGTGGCAGATGAAAACATGGCTAATGATACTTATACTTTAAATTTTGATATAGCGCCATCATACACAACAACACAAGTAGTGTTTAACGTTACCACAGATAACTATGGTGATGAAACAACATGGCAATTAGTAGACAGTTCAAGTAATGTTGTTGCTAGTGGTCCTGCCGTAGATTATGCAGATAATACAACATATCAAGAAATAATCTCTATCCCAAGTTTAGACGAATGCTATAGTTTTTCAATTTTTGATTCTTATGGAGATGGAATATGCTGTAGTTGGGGAAATGGATCTTATAATTTAGAAGATGAAAACGGAAATGTTATCATTTCTGGTGGAAATTTCAGTAACTCAGAATCAGTCGTATTTACAGCGAAAGATGCATTAAGTATTAATGATTACAGCTTAGAACACTTGGTTGATTTCTATCCAAACCCTGTAAATAATAATCTTAATATCGTTTTTAACAATTTAAGTGAAGATGTAAATTTTGAAATGTACAATGCATTAGGACAACAGATGTCTAAGGGAAGCTTTAATGCTAATACAACTTCACATGTTTTAAACATGTCTCAGTATCAAAGTGGCATTTACTTTATAAAACTTACTTCAGGATCTAGAAGCTTAACGCAAAAAATTGTGAAGGATTAA
- a CDS encoding ExbD/TolR family protein, whose amino-acid sequence MKSFRRHSATVNAGSMADIAFLLLIFFLITTTISADKGLLRQLPSDCPNIEDCIKDINERNLLRISLNHKQEIFIEDKVVKLEDVKNIVSAFVDNNGTSECDYCAGEKLSISSDHPREAVISLSHDALTKYQLFISVQDEITKAYYDLRARYIEDKFNKTPNQITDEELTAVKKAYPFIVSEVIVKRD is encoded by the coding sequence ATGAAATCATTTCGAAGACATTCTGCGACGGTCAACGCAGGATCAATGGCAGACATTGCCTTTTTGTTACTCATTTTCTTTTTGATAACAACGACCATTTCAGCTGATAAAGGCTTGTTAAGACAATTACCAAGCGATTGCCCTAATATTGAAGATTGTATTAAAGACATAAATGAACGAAACCTTTTAAGAATTAGTTTAAATCATAAACAGGAAATTTTTATTGAAGACAAAGTGGTAAAACTTGAAGACGTTAAAAACATTGTTAGCGCTTTTGTAGATAATAATGGTACGTCTGAATGTGATTATTGTGCAGGTGAAAAACTGTCAATATCATCAGATCATCCTAGAGAAGCCGTAATTTCTCTAAGTCACGATGCTTTAACAAAATATCAATTATTTATTTCGGTACAAGATGAGATTACGAAAGCTTACTACGATTTAAGAGCGAGATATATTGAAGATAAATTCAATAAAACACCAAATCAAATAACGGATGAAGAGTTAACAGCAGTAAAGAAAGCATATCCGTTTATAGTATCTGAAGTCATAGTGAAACGAGATTAA